One genomic region from Saprospiraceae bacterium encodes:
- a CDS encoding methionyl-tRNA formyltransferase: MGTPEFAVTSLKALLEAGYQIVGVVTAPDSMGGRGGHQLIQSEVKKYALSQGLLILQPVNLKSKAFLETLRSLKADLQVVVAFRMLPEVVWNMPPLGTINVHGSLLPKYRGAAPIHWAVMQGEQETGVTIFKLKQEIDTGDIIAQSKLSISPDETTGMVYGRLMQLGAETLVTSVVMIENETFVPIKQNDEVASTAPKLYHETCEIAFSKSMVQIHNFIRGLNPKPTAWMRYGGIKYFIHLSKTTTLTNQADKPIGALMIQENKLYLNLNDGMLQILEIQPEGKRKMTTPDFINGVRNNPDFN, translated from the coding sequence ATGGGCACTCCAGAGTTTGCAGTAACTTCTTTGAAAGCACTGCTCGAAGCAGGGTATCAGATAGTAGGTGTAGTGACCGCACCAGATTCAATGGGCGGCCGTGGAGGGCATCAACTGATTCAATCCGAAGTAAAAAAATATGCCTTATCCCAAGGACTGCTGATTCTACAACCTGTAAACCTCAAGTCGAAAGCATTCCTGGAAACCCTTCGGTCCCTAAAAGCTGATTTGCAAGTGGTCGTTGCTTTCAGAATGTTACCTGAAGTAGTATGGAATATGCCTCCGCTGGGCACCATCAATGTGCACGGCTCCTTGTTGCCTAAATATCGTGGTGCAGCACCGATTCATTGGGCAGTGATGCAAGGTGAACAAGAAACCGGGGTAACTATATTTAAGCTTAAACAGGAGATAGACACTGGAGATATTATAGCCCAAAGTAAGTTGTCAATTAGTCCAGATGAAACTACCGGAATGGTATATGGCCGACTCATGCAGCTTGGAGCCGAAACGCTCGTCACTAGTGTTGTTATGATAGAAAATGAAACATTCGTGCCGATAAAACAAAATGATGAGGTAGCGAGCACAGCTCCAAAACTATATCATGAAACGTGTGAGATAGCATTTTCAAAGTCTATGGTCCAAATCCACAATTTCATACGAGGACTCAATCCCAAACCAACTGCCTGGATGAGGTATGGAGGCATAAAATACTTTATTCATCTGAGTAAGACAACTACCCTAACCAACCAGGCAGATAAACCAATAGGTGCTTTGATGATTCAGGAAAATAAGTTGTACCTTAATTTGAATGACGGAATGCTTCAAATTTTAGAAATCCAGCCAGAAGGAAAAAGAAAAATGACCACCCCTGATTTTATCAATGGAGTAAGAAACAATCCTGATTTCAACTGA
- the smc gene encoding chromosome segregation protein SMC, whose translation MQLNSIEIKGFKSFADNTVLKFNEKVTGVVGPNGSGKSNVVDAIRWVLGEQKPTELRLERMTDVIFNGSKKRKPGGVAQVSLSFDNTKNLLGTEYQQVTISRLLYRSGESEYRINGTACRLRDIHSLFMDTGIGSNSYAIIALGMVDEILQDKDHSRRKMFEQAAGVTKYKQRKHETMLKLKATEEDLSRVDDILFEIEANLKALEKQASRAEKYIELKEQYKNLSLELAYLETQDILTKNVILQKNLVTELDKLRTVETNHRTAESSLEAGKKAILDEEHSLSSYQKELNAMIHQLQNLENSKRISDQKLEFLSTNRAKLSEQKETWISRLSMLDQEIINKNEVLEQLKISAAELHDLLAKMELERSQIESQHGEVKSSFEVLQKEQQEIEKDLFEKEKQLAINQNKSENLEQSLARIAEENVNRDRQLETIGVELEGLRDAINQVQAELTHHEAEELNRVELITELNKKLDQTKQVKAGIERKLDAKQNEHQLLKSMVDSMEGYPDSIRFLHKNWKEDLPLLADLIYAPEEYRATIEQFLEPYLSHYIVDTYEDAGHAIRMLSDAQKGKANFFVLEAITPLIQSGPMRIAGLISALDVLRFDSAYANLFNRLFQHVFIDPNPLDKARFKEYDENNITILSANGSYVKRQFALSGGSVGLFEGKKLGRRKNLEILEEEIKQLEEEHIISVRETNKLELEHKTLDHQEILKAIESTRLQLERKHKDEIQLHTRYENLNELKVNAAASAQELIQTQQTIQHQNLEINDHINQRRNELNEMLNRIVAIDSNYQVVAQTLTKAHEAFNQKQIDAIRHQSKIDALVQDIDFQTGRRSEAEQLIDKLVDTQSEEDGQREKITAELEGINEQLRGMYIDKQTKESGLNVFEQEYFKKRNGIHQQEQILRDFQREEAQLQNTINGHKDQIKDLEFRLETVKERLKIEFNIEVLPELEPMTEIVESDGPENATASKYDLLKDKVRKLKDRIENYGEINPMAVEAYREMKERYDNIFNQRQDILNAKESLLATIQEIDISATSKFLEAFGKVREHFIRVFRSLFTAEDSCDLILLNPDQPLESDIDIIAKPKGKLPKSLSQLSGGEKTLTATALLFALYLLKPAPFCIFDEVDAPLDDSNIEKFNNIIRDFAEESQFIIVTHNKQTMAAVDVIYGVFMEEVGVSKVSAVDFREFEHMSLLETSAN comes from the coding sequence ATGCAACTGAACTCCATCGAAATAAAAGGTTTTAAAAGTTTTGCTGACAACACTGTACTTAAGTTTAACGAAAAAGTGACAGGTGTGGTCGGCCCTAATGGCTCTGGTAAGTCAAATGTAGTAGATGCCATCAGGTGGGTATTGGGAGAACAAAAACCAACTGAACTTCGCTTGGAACGTATGACAGATGTGATTTTTAACGGCTCCAAAAAGCGCAAGCCGGGTGGAGTGGCTCAGGTATCATTATCATTTGACAACACTAAAAATCTGCTTGGTACTGAATATCAACAGGTTACTATATCTAGATTATTGTATCGCTCAGGTGAAAGCGAATACCGTATAAATGGCACTGCCTGCAGGTTGAGGGATATTCATTCTTTATTTATGGATACGGGCATTGGATCAAATTCATATGCCATTATTGCTCTGGGCATGGTAGATGAAATATTGCAGGACAAAGATCATAGTCGCAGAAAAATGTTTGAGCAAGCAGCGGGAGTCACCAAGTACAAGCAACGCAAGCATGAGACCATGCTCAAACTCAAGGCTACTGAAGAGGATCTTTCAAGGGTGGACGACATTTTATTCGAAATAGAAGCCAATCTCAAAGCTCTGGAGAAACAAGCCAGTAGAGCTGAGAAATATATAGAATTAAAAGAACAGTATAAAAATTTGTCCCTGGAGCTGGCATACCTGGAGACTCAGGACATTCTCACTAAAAATGTTATCCTCCAAAAAAATTTAGTGACAGAACTTGACAAACTGCGAACCGTAGAGACTAATCATCGCACTGCAGAATCTTCACTGGAGGCTGGAAAAAAAGCTATCCTTGACGAAGAGCACTCGCTCAGCTCCTATCAAAAGGAGCTCAATGCTATGATCCATCAGCTTCAAAACCTGGAAAATAGTAAAAGGATCTCCGATCAAAAATTAGAGTTTTTATCGACCAATCGGGCTAAGCTCTCTGAGCAAAAAGAAACCTGGATCTCCAGATTGTCCATGTTGGATCAAGAGATTATCAATAAAAACGAAGTATTAGAACAATTAAAAATATCTGCAGCCGAACTTCATGATTTACTGGCTAAAATGGAGTTAGAGCGCAGCCAGATCGAAAGTCAACACGGCGAAGTCAAATCTTCCTTTGAGGTTCTCCAAAAAGAACAGCAGGAGATCGAAAAAGACTTATTTGAAAAAGAAAAGCAACTGGCCATCAATCAAAACAAATCTGAAAATCTCGAGCAGAGTCTGGCCAGGATCGCAGAAGAAAATGTCAATAGAGATAGGCAGTTAGAAACGATCGGTGTCGAATTGGAGGGTTTGCGGGATGCTATTAATCAGGTTCAGGCAGAGCTGACGCATCATGAAGCAGAAGAACTCAACCGAGTTGAACTCATAACAGAATTAAACAAAAAGCTCGATCAGACTAAGCAGGTTAAGGCTGGAATAGAGCGAAAACTGGATGCAAAACAAAATGAACACCAACTCCTAAAAAGTATGGTAGACAGTATGGAAGGCTATCCCGATTCTATTCGCTTCTTGCACAAGAACTGGAAAGAGGACCTTCCTTTGCTCGCTGACCTGATTTATGCCCCGGAAGAATATCGGGCGACCATTGAACAATTCCTGGAGCCCTATCTAAGTCATTATATCGTCGATACTTACGAAGATGCCGGTCATGCAATAAGGATGTTGTCTGATGCTCAAAAAGGCAAAGCTAATTTTTTTGTTTTAGAAGCGATTACCCCGCTGATTCAGTCAGGACCGATGCGTATTGCGGGACTGATCTCTGCCCTGGATGTACTTAGATTTGACAGCGCCTATGCCAATCTGTTTAACCGTCTTTTCCAGCATGTATTCATAGATCCCAATCCCCTGGACAAAGCCAGGTTCAAGGAGTATGATGAAAATAATATTACCATTTTATCAGCCAATGGCAGTTATGTCAAAAGACAGTTTGCTTTGTCCGGTGGAAGTGTTGGTTTGTTTGAAGGTAAAAAATTAGGTCGAAGGAAAAATCTCGAGATTCTCGAAGAAGAGATCAAGCAATTGGAAGAGGAACATATCATATCCGTTAGGGAGACGAATAAATTGGAGTTGGAGCACAAAACGCTTGATCATCAGGAAATATTAAAAGCCATCGAGTCTACCAGGTTGCAATTGGAGCGAAAACATAAAGACGAGATTCAGCTTCATACCCGATATGAGAACCTGAATGAATTAAAGGTAAATGCCGCAGCTTCTGCCCAGGAATTGATTCAAACTCAACAGACCATTCAGCATCAAAACCTTGAAATCAATGACCACATCAACCAGCGTAGAAATGAGCTCAATGAAATGCTCAATAGGATAGTAGCGATAGATTCTAATTATCAGGTTGTAGCACAGACGCTTACCAAAGCACACGAAGCATTCAATCAAAAACAGATAGATGCCATCCGGCATCAAAGTAAAATAGATGCTCTGGTACAGGATATTGATTTCCAAACCGGGCGTAGAAGTGAGGCTGAGCAATTAATTGATAAGTTAGTTGACACCCAATCAGAGGAGGATGGCCAACGCGAAAAAATAACTGCTGAATTGGAAGGGATCAATGAGCAGCTAAGGGGTATGTACATTGATAAGCAAACTAAAGAGTCAGGGTTGAACGTGTTCGAACAGGAATATTTCAAAAAACGAAACGGAATCCATCAACAAGAGCAAATATTACGGGATTTTCAAAGAGAAGAAGCTCAGCTTCAAAATACCATCAATGGTCACAAAGATCAAATCAAGGATCTTGAGTTCAGATTGGAGACAGTCAAAGAAAGATTAAAAATCGAATTTAATATTGAAGTCCTCCCTGAGCTGGAGCCAATGACTGAAATCGTCGAGTCTGATGGCCCTGAAAATGCTACTGCTTCAAAATACGATCTGCTAAAAGATAAAGTTAGGAAGTTAAAGGATCGAATCGAAAATTATGGGGAGATCAACCCGATGGCTGTCGAAGCATACCGTGAGATGAAAGAAAGGTATGACAACATCTTTAACCAACGACAGGATATTCTCAATGCCAAAGAGTCCTTGCTGGCTACCATACAGGAGATTGATATCAGTGCAACCTCTAAGTTTCTGGAGGCTTTTGGCAAGGTCAGGGAGCATTTCATCCGGGTTTTCAGGAGTCTATTTACTGCAGAGGATAGCTGTGACCTTATCTTACTCAATCCGGATCAGCCACTAGAATCGGACATCGATATCATCGCCAAGCCCAAAGGAAAGCTGCCCAAGTCCTTGAGTCAGCTTTCTGGCGGAGAAAAAACCCTCACAGCGACGGCCTTATTATTTGCACTGTACCTGCTTAAACCTGCTCCTTTCTGTATTTTTGATGAGGTCGATGCTCCCCTGGATGATAGTAATATTGAAAAGTTTAACAATATCATTAGAGATTTTGCGGAAGAGTCACAGTTTATCATCGTGACACATAACAAACAGACCATGGCTGCCGTAGATGTGATCTATGGTGTATTTATGGAAGAAGTCGGTGTGAGTAAAGTGAGTGCTGTCGATTTCAGAGAGTTTGAGCATATGTCTCTTTTGGAAACATCTGCTAATTAA
- a CDS encoding T9SS type A sorting domain-containing protein, whose amino-acid sequence MKKVFRYITIVALIFQMYNIYGQNQICVPDSLYRDSIAGIYPRPYNDSTKTGGINKAACIDQDYEFPLTVRIPDMITIPIAGSNVTLGLENAFLDTVNAVTGLPIGIKYYCNPGSCNMKKNVLGCVILKGKPTTANKPGIYDLIINLKLITSFGTFDVAFPGPFFPGKYSLTLAEKTSSACLTSDIHQSLTFDGEIKAYPIPAGQNINFTVFALRPGTSSLWIRDITGRQISSQSLSLVQGENKIVVPVHQLGNGVYTYTLRQGVLATTKRFIVLH is encoded by the coding sequence ATGAAAAAGGTTTTCCGGTACATTACGATAGTTGCTCTAATATTTCAAATGTACAATATCTATGGTCAAAATCAGATCTGTGTACCAGATTCTTTGTATAGAGATAGTATAGCCGGTATCTATCCAAGGCCCTACAATGATAGTACCAAAACTGGCGGCATAAATAAGGCAGCATGTATAGACCAGGATTATGAATTTCCGCTTACTGTCCGTATTCCAGACATGATCACTATCCCAATAGCTGGCTCCAATGTGACACTGGGCCTTGAAAATGCTTTCCTGGATACTGTAAATGCTGTCACTGGATTGCCAATTGGGATCAAATATTATTGTAATCCCGGCAGTTGTAATATGAAAAAAAATGTATTGGGCTGTGTAATATTAAAAGGAAAACCGACTACTGCAAACAAACCAGGCATTTATGACCTCATCATTAACCTTAAACTCATCACCTCCTTTGGCACTTTTGATGTAGCGTTTCCTGGTCCATTTTTCCCTGGTAAATACAGTCTTACTCTCGCAGAAAAAACCTCATCGGCCTGTCTCACCAGCGATATCCATCAATCCCTGACTTTTGATGGGGAAATCAAAGCATATCCTATTCCAGCAGGTCAAAATATAAACTTTACCGTATTTGCTTTGAGGCCCGGCACTTCCTCTCTTTGGATACGCGATATTACAGGCAGACAAATCAGTAGCCAAAGCTTAAGCCTCGTACAAGGTGAAAATAAAATAGTAGTTCCGGTGCATCAATTAGGAAATGGCGTTTACACTTATACCCTCAGACAAGGAGTATTAGCTACCACAAAGAGGTTTATAGTATTGCATTAA